A section of the Kribbella sp. HUAS MG21 genome encodes:
- a CDS encoding substrate-binding domain-containing protein: MISRRRFLQVSGAAIASSTLAACGDGGASNGGAKASSDLKLPTYKPFEGLRPDLPGAESGLEPGFLRFPADAVASVKAPPLKNPVTALTETFATPPPPMGSNPMWQSLNKALGAELRLTIGTDPGYPEKFATLLASDSLPDLMWLPPNQGIPNIGPMLEAKFQDLTKYLSGDAVLEYPNLAALKPASWRTAVVNGKIWGAPIPSTPFGQVMMGNPKTWAKVGGLQCTTADEFFAKCKELSNGTNYALEPAIINMLHMFGEWFGAPNGWRVNQDRSLTHLYETDNYKAAVEYAAKLWAAKVFYPDLNLADATPKTVNGQIAAQVVVGPRATADFRALDPTLFPDTLIPFGHDGKAKPIYDMGYGTVGFTPFKKTDEGRIRELLALMDYLSAPFGTKEYLQKNFGTEGEQYQLDANKNPVLTKAGQQQAPGLVSALQIMNSPESVIFNPAYPEDTKKIYATEQQLLKFAMRNPTAGTYSDTNSKVGPKLTAAFRDTIVDIVTGRQKIDAYDEALKRWKSGGGDKMRDEFAAVLPAGVPVTGS, from the coding sequence ATGATCAGTCGGCGGCGGTTTCTGCAGGTGTCCGGGGCGGCGATCGCGTCCTCGACGCTGGCGGCCTGTGGGGACGGTGGAGCGTCGAACGGGGGTGCGAAGGCCTCGAGCGACCTCAAGCTTCCGACGTACAAGCCGTTCGAAGGACTGCGCCCGGACCTCCCGGGGGCCGAGTCCGGCCTGGAGCCCGGGTTCCTGAGGTTCCCGGCGGACGCGGTCGCGAGCGTCAAGGCGCCGCCGCTGAAGAACCCGGTGACCGCGCTGACCGAGACGTTCGCGACGCCCCCGCCGCCGATGGGCAGCAACCCGATGTGGCAGTCGCTGAACAAGGCGCTCGGCGCCGAGCTCCGGCTCACCATCGGCACCGACCCGGGCTACCCGGAGAAGTTCGCGACGCTGCTCGCCAGCGACTCGCTGCCGGACCTGATGTGGCTGCCGCCGAACCAGGGCATCCCGAACATCGGCCCGATGCTGGAGGCCAAGTTCCAGGACCTGACGAAGTACCTCTCCGGCGACGCGGTCCTGGAGTACCCGAACCTGGCCGCGCTGAAGCCGGCGTCCTGGCGGACCGCGGTGGTGAACGGCAAGATCTGGGGCGCGCCGATCCCGTCGACGCCGTTCGGCCAGGTGATGATGGGCAACCCGAAGACCTGGGCCAAGGTCGGCGGCCTGCAGTGCACGACCGCGGACGAGTTCTTCGCGAAGTGCAAGGAGCTCAGCAACGGCACGAACTACGCGCTCGAGCCGGCGATCATCAACATGCTGCACATGTTCGGCGAGTGGTTCGGCGCGCCGAACGGCTGGCGGGTCAACCAGGACCGCTCGCTCACGCACCTCTACGAGACCGACAACTACAAGGCCGCCGTCGAGTACGCCGCCAAGCTCTGGGCCGCGAAGGTCTTCTACCCGGACCTCAACCTCGCCGACGCGACGCCGAAGACCGTCAACGGCCAGATCGCCGCGCAGGTCGTGGTCGGCCCGCGCGCGACGGCCGACTTCCGCGCGCTGGACCCGACGCTGTTCCCGGACACGCTGATCCCGTTCGGCCACGACGGCAAGGCGAAGCCGATCTACGACATGGGCTACGGCACCGTCGGGTTCACGCCGTTCAAGAAGACCGACGAGGGCCGGATCCGCGAGCTGCTCGCGCTGATGGACTACCTGTCGGCGCCGTTCGGCACCAAGGAGTACCTGCAGAAGAACTTCGGCACCGAGGGCGAGCAGTACCAGCTCGACGCGAACAAGAACCCGGTGCTCACCAAGGCCGGTCAGCAGCAGGCCCCCGGTCTGGTCAGCGCCCTGCAGATCATGAACTCGCCGGAGAGCGTGATCTTCAACCCGGCGTACCCCGAGGACACCAAGAAGATCTACGCCACCGAGCAGCAGCTGCTGAAGTTCGCGATGCGGAACCCGACCGCGGGCACGTACTCCGACACGAACAGCAAGGTCGGCCCGAAGCTGACCGCGGCGTTCCGGGACACGATCGTCGACATCGTCACCGGCCGGCAGAAGATCGACGCGTACGACGAGGCGCTGAAGCGCTGGAAGTCCGGCGGCGGCGACAAGATGCGCGACGAGTTCGCCGCCGTCCTGCCGGCCGGTGTGCCGGTCACCGGGTCCTGA
- a CDS encoding nitroreductase family deazaflavin-dependent oxidoreductase gives MPAPRWVARANRAGLNRVTKFVAPWAPGWAVVVHRGRKSGRTFRTPLWAFRRGDGFVIALTYGPGADWVRNVVAANGCELESRRRRYEAVNPRVYRDENATDMPAFVRFMLRKVIQAPEFLALDVARDLGPAK, from the coding sequence ATGCCTGCTCCTCGATGGGTCGCCAGAGCCAACCGGGCGGGGCTGAACCGGGTCACGAAGTTCGTCGCGCCCTGGGCACCCGGCTGGGCGGTCGTCGTGCACCGCGGCCGCAAGTCCGGCCGGACCTTCCGGACGCCGCTGTGGGCGTTCCGCCGCGGCGACGGCTTCGTCATCGCGCTGACGTACGGGCCGGGCGCGGACTGGGTGCGCAACGTCGTCGCCGCGAACGGCTGCGAGCTCGAGAGCCGGCGCCGCCGTTACGAGGCCGTCAACCCGCGCGTCTATCGCGACGAGAACGCGACCGACATGCCGGCCTTCGTCCGCTTCATGCTGCGCAAGGTCATCCAGGCGCCGGAGTTCCTCGCGCTCGACGTGGCGCGCGACCTCGGCCCGGCGAAGTGA
- a CDS encoding DUF11 domain-containing protein, which produces MHAWRLLRAALITGIVGASLAVPATASAEDPPPSSAVEVSATTLAPGDTFTVTQTVHNQLAGPLLGGKAALYAQNQNITDWLELVGCTGAVVCFVAEGTHLRAAFGDVPAGESRTVVWTMRVKDATRQDPFVLRHQFLADNYAFDVHTGPTITITPSAADIAVSLTASVRSAITARITYTITVKNNGPADATAIRVVGTYPAGLAYAGSNCTRVGTTRSVNCDIASLASGASTTRTVSADTGLLTAGALTGTATRTASSPSDPVATNDKASRTCNALTGLIVTC; this is translated from the coding sequence ATGCATGCCTGGAGGTTGCTTCGTGCTGCGCTGATCACGGGGATCGTCGGAGCGTCGCTGGCGGTGCCGGCGACCGCGTCCGCCGAGGATCCGCCACCGAGCAGCGCAGTGGAGGTCAGCGCGACGACGCTGGCACCGGGGGACACGTTCACGGTCACGCAAACAGTGCACAACCAGCTCGCCGGTCCGCTCCTGGGCGGCAAGGCGGCGCTGTACGCGCAGAACCAGAACATCACCGACTGGCTCGAACTGGTCGGCTGTACCGGAGCGGTGGTCTGCTTCGTCGCCGAGGGAACGCACCTGCGTGCGGCGTTCGGCGACGTCCCGGCGGGCGAGAGCCGGACCGTCGTCTGGACTATGCGGGTGAAGGACGCCACGCGCCAGGATCCGTTCGTCCTGCGGCATCAGTTCCTGGCCGACAACTACGCGTTCGACGTCCACACCGGCCCGACGATCACGATTACGCCAAGCGCGGCTGACATCGCGGTGTCGCTGACCGCGTCGGTGCGCAGCGCGATCACCGCGCGCATCACGTACACGATCACGGTCAAGAACAACGGGCCCGCGGACGCGACCGCGATCCGGGTCGTCGGCACCTATCCGGCCGGCCTGGCGTACGCGGGGTCGAACTGCACCCGTGTCGGTACGACGAGGTCGGTCAACTGCGACATCGCGTCGCTGGCGAGTGGCGCGAGTACGACGCGCACGGTGTCGGCGGACACCGGCCTGCTCACGGCCGGCGCACTGACCGGGACCGCGACGCGGACGGCGAGCTCGCCGAGCGACCCGGTCGCGACGAACGACAAGGCGTCCCGCACCTGCAACGCCCTCACAGGCCTCATAGTCACCTGCTGA
- a CDS encoding tetratricopeptide repeat protein, whose product MGGGMVAMLFSDIEGSTVLLRRLGERYLDALEGHRRILRAAWTAYGGTELGTEGDSFFVVFPTAGEAVRAAVEGQRGLADHHWPGGERLRVRIGIHTGTPGVYDGDYWGMDVHLAARIGAAAHGGQIVVSAVTGQLTQLPDGVTLRDLGTHHLKDIPEPERLLQVAVDGLQNDFPPPRTLGTSTSLPAPATPLLGRAEDLDRITRLLGRPDVRLVTLTGPGGAGKTRLAIGAAAELTTSFPGGVYFVPLAAVTTERVLWTTIAEVLDIPPRERGRVVAYLAQRTLLLVLDNLEQLPDASKVVAEIIEGAAHVKLVATSRRALGLTGEHQHPVAPLPITDDAAVRLFVERAQAVRPAFALTPENHADVVAICRRLDGLPLAIELCAPRLRLFSVKEVLARIDQSLDIASTSSVTPERQRTLRDTIAWSYELLTPEHRRTFRRLAVFAGGAGLAAVEKVATGVDMLGAVAELHDANLITLSDGPDGTRVRLLETIRQYAADELGASAEDAAVRAAHATYYADLSAELEHRKKTTSDYPLEHAEAELDNFRTALAWSAEHDVPTGLRLCERLGWVWMLGGYLAESRSWHERIVAAAGTTSSPELAACLRGLSNLLLIQGEPERAHDVANRSLEMSKELDDQAGVAFGLTVLGSVQRQRGDVDAARATLVDAVDRHRKLDDPWRLARVLSHLGGIEEDLGDFDRAEELLRESLTITETLGDAHEVAVQGQNLAYLLTLAGRLDEAGALAQELVPTVVALGSPSLTMAFSNTAMNLLLRRGDPVGAAELFGAEEAMGERLEIPNPYLLEELAEALELVGDRLSRAEWERHRQAGRAARVEDLLNRLILGR is encoded by the coding sequence ATGGGTGGGGGAATGGTCGCGATGTTGTTCTCGGACATCGAGGGGTCGACGGTGCTGCTGCGCCGCCTGGGGGAGCGGTACCTCGACGCGCTGGAAGGTCACCGCCGGATCCTGCGCGCCGCGTGGACGGCGTACGGCGGGACCGAGCTGGGGACCGAGGGCGACAGCTTCTTCGTCGTGTTCCCGACCGCAGGCGAGGCGGTCCGCGCGGCGGTCGAGGGCCAGCGCGGACTGGCGGACCACCACTGGCCGGGCGGCGAGCGGCTGCGGGTTCGGATCGGCATCCACACCGGTACGCCGGGCGTGTACGACGGCGACTACTGGGGCATGGACGTCCACCTCGCCGCGCGGATCGGCGCCGCCGCGCACGGCGGCCAGATCGTGGTGTCGGCCGTCACCGGACAGCTCACGCAACTGCCCGACGGCGTCACGCTCCGCGACCTCGGAACCCATCACCTGAAGGACATCCCGGAACCCGAGCGCCTGCTCCAGGTCGCGGTCGACGGCCTGCAGAACGACTTCCCGCCGCCACGCACCCTCGGTACGTCGACCAGCCTCCCCGCCCCGGCCACACCGCTGCTCGGGCGCGCCGAGGACCTCGACCGCATCACCCGGCTGCTCGGGCGTCCCGACGTACGGCTGGTGACGCTGACCGGGCCGGGCGGGGCGGGCAAGACCCGGTTGGCGATCGGCGCGGCGGCGGAGCTGACCACCAGCTTCCCGGGCGGCGTGTACTTCGTCCCGCTCGCCGCCGTGACGACCGAGCGGGTGCTGTGGACCACGATCGCCGAGGTCCTCGACATCCCGCCCCGCGAGCGCGGCCGCGTGGTCGCCTACCTCGCCCAGCGCACACTGCTTCTCGTCCTCGACAACCTCGAGCAGCTGCCCGACGCGAGCAAGGTCGTTGCCGAGATCATCGAAGGCGCGGCCCACGTGAAGCTCGTCGCCACCTCGCGCCGCGCCCTCGGGCTGACCGGCGAGCACCAGCACCCGGTCGCTCCGCTGCCGATCACGGACGACGCCGCCGTCCGGCTCTTCGTGGAGCGGGCTCAGGCCGTCCGCCCGGCGTTCGCGTTGACACCGGAGAACCACGCCGACGTCGTCGCGATCTGCCGCCGGCTCGACGGGCTGCCGCTGGCGATCGAGCTGTGCGCGCCCCGGCTGCGGCTGTTCAGCGTGAAGGAGGTGCTCGCCCGCATCGACCAGTCGCTGGACATCGCGTCGACCAGCAGCGTGACGCCGGAACGCCAGCGCACGTTGCGCGACACGATCGCCTGGTCGTACGAGCTGCTCACCCCCGAGCATCGCCGTACGTTCCGCAGGCTCGCCGTGTTCGCCGGCGGCGCGGGCCTGGCCGCCGTCGAGAAAGTTGCCACCGGCGTCGACATGCTCGGCGCCGTCGCCGAGCTGCACGACGCCAACCTGATCACGCTGTCCGACGGACCCGACGGCACCCGCGTGCGGCTGCTGGAGACCATCCGGCAGTACGCCGCGGACGAGCTCGGAGCCTCCGCTGAGGACGCCGCGGTCCGCGCCGCCCACGCCACCTACTACGCAGACCTCTCCGCGGAGCTGGAGCACCGCAAGAAGACCACCTCCGACTACCCGCTCGAGCACGCGGAGGCCGAGCTCGACAACTTCCGTACGGCCCTCGCCTGGTCGGCCGAGCACGACGTACCCACCGGCCTGCGGCTGTGCGAGCGCCTCGGGTGGGTGTGGATGCTCGGCGGCTACCTCGCCGAGAGCCGCAGCTGGCACGAGCGGATCGTGGCAGCGGCCGGTACGACGTCCTCGCCCGAGCTGGCCGCCTGCCTGCGCGGTCTCAGCAACCTGCTGCTCATCCAGGGCGAGCCGGAGCGCGCTCATGACGTGGCGAACCGCAGTCTGGAAATGTCCAAGGAACTCGATGACCAGGCCGGTGTCGCGTTCGGGCTGACCGTGCTCGGCTCGGTGCAACGCCAACGGGGTGACGTCGATGCGGCGCGCGCGACGCTCGTCGACGCTGTTGACCGGCACCGCAAACTCGACGATCCGTGGCGGCTGGCGCGCGTCCTCAGCCACCTGGGCGGTATCGAGGAGGATCTCGGCGACTTCGACCGCGCGGAGGAGCTGTTGCGCGAGTCGCTGACGATCACCGAAACCCTCGGAGACGCGCACGAGGTCGCCGTACAGGGTCAGAATCTCGCGTACCTGCTGACGCTCGCGGGCCGGCTCGACGAGGCCGGCGCGCTGGCCCAGGAACTGGTCCCGACCGTGGTCGCTCTGGGTAGCCCGAGCCTGACGATGGCGTTCTCCAACACCGCGATGAACCTGCTGCTCCGCCGTGGCGACCCGGTCGGCGCCGCGGAGCTGTTCGGCGCGGAGGAAGCCATGGGCGAGCGCCTCGAAATCCCCAATCCGTACCTGCTGGAGGAGCTGGCCGAGGCCCTCGAACTGGTCGGTGACCGGCTCTCGCGCGCGGAGTGGGAACGGCACCGGCAAGCAGGGCGTGCCGCGCGGGTCGAGGACTTACTCAATCGACTGATCCTCGGCCGTTGA
- a CDS encoding LacI family DNA-binding transcriptional regulator, translating into MRPRLTDVAEAAGVSMKTVSNVVNGAEHVREETRQRVLAAIDKLGYRPNIAARNLAQGRSGVIALAVPQLDRPYFASLAARMLDEAEAFGWIVQFHQTGGRRETELALLTERHPARLDGIVMSPLGLTPEDLERRDPGLPLVLLGEKAGPEHRADHVGIDNREAGRVATEHLLSLGRRKVMALAPGPRMDDQRINGYRDALAAAGLEVDEDIVLPTGGLRGEDAEQTLGAWLDAGHEAPDAVFAATDWLAMGAIRALVLRGLRVPQDVAVVGFDDIPYDLATLPTLTTVAPDRVAIARLALEALRDQRSDREPVRKQAPFRLLVRESTAGIT; encoded by the coding sequence ATGAGGCCGCGCCTGACCGATGTCGCCGAGGCCGCCGGCGTGTCGATGAAGACGGTGTCGAACGTCGTCAACGGCGCCGAGCACGTCCGCGAGGAGACCCGGCAGCGGGTGCTGGCCGCGATCGACAAGCTCGGCTACCGGCCGAACATCGCGGCCCGGAACCTCGCCCAGGGCCGCAGCGGCGTGATCGCGCTCGCGGTGCCGCAGCTCGACCGGCCGTACTTCGCCTCGCTCGCGGCCCGGATGCTCGACGAGGCCGAGGCGTTCGGCTGGATCGTGCAGTTCCACCAGACCGGCGGCCGCCGGGAGACCGAGCTCGCGCTGCTCACCGAGCGGCACCCGGCGCGGCTGGACGGGATCGTGATGAGCCCGCTCGGCCTCACCCCGGAGGACCTCGAGCGGCGTGATCCCGGGCTGCCGCTGGTCCTGCTGGGCGAGAAGGCCGGTCCCGAGCATCGCGCCGACCACGTCGGTATCGACAACCGCGAGGCGGGGCGGGTGGCGACCGAGCACCTGCTGTCGCTCGGCCGGCGCAAGGTGATGGCGCTGGCGCCAGGCCCGCGGATGGACGACCAGCGGATCAACGGGTACCGCGACGCGCTCGCCGCCGCGGGCCTGGAGGTCGACGAGGACATCGTGCTGCCGACCGGCGGCCTCCGTGGTGAGGACGCCGAGCAGACCCTCGGCGCCTGGCTCGACGCCGGGCACGAGGCGCCGGACGCGGTCTTCGCGGCGACCGACTGGCTCGCGATGGGTGCGATCCGCGCGCTGGTGCTGCGCGGTCTGCGAGTCCCGCAGGACGTGGCCGTCGTCGGCTTCGACGACATCCCGTACGACCTCGCCACCCTCCCGACCCTCACCACCGTCGCGCCCGACCGGGTCGCGATCGCCCGGCTCGCGCTGGAGGCCCTCCGGGACCAGCGCTCCGACCGCGAACCGGTCCGCAAGCAGGCCCCCTTCCGGCTGCTGGTCCGCGAAAGCACCGCCGGCATCACCTGA
- a CDS encoding carbohydrate ABC transporter permease: MKRVLAHAGLTAGALIMLYPLLWMISASLRPNTEIFQRPGLIPEHPTLGNYALGWSSTGTSFGIYLMNSLIICTAVVIGNVLTCSLTAYAFARLTFVGRKTLFGLMLATIMLPAHVTLIAQYSIFRNLNWIDTFWPMIVPSFLATDAFFVFLMVQFIRSIPVELDDAARIDGCGAWGIYRRIILPLLTPALVTTAIFSFIWTWNNFFGQLIYLSTRTRLTVPVALRGFLDATGSSEWGALFAMSVVTLVPVVVVFVIFQRRILAGMAHSGLK, encoded by the coding sequence ATGAAACGCGTGCTGGCCCACGCCGGCCTGACCGCGGGCGCGCTGATCATGCTCTACCCGCTGCTCTGGATGATCAGCGCGTCGCTGCGGCCGAACACCGAGATCTTCCAGCGCCCCGGGCTGATCCCGGAGCACCCGACGCTCGGCAACTACGCCCTCGGCTGGTCGTCGACCGGGACCAGTTTCGGCATCTACCTGATGAACTCGCTGATCATCTGTACGGCGGTCGTGATCGGCAACGTGCTGACCTGCTCGCTGACCGCGTACGCGTTCGCCCGGCTCACCTTCGTCGGCCGGAAAACGTTGTTCGGACTGATGCTGGCAACGATCATGCTGCCCGCCCACGTCACGCTGATCGCGCAGTACTCGATTTTCCGGAACCTGAACTGGATCGACACGTTCTGGCCGATGATCGTGCCGAGTTTCCTGGCCACCGACGCGTTCTTCGTGTTCCTGATGGTGCAGTTCATCCGGTCGATCCCGGTCGAGCTGGACGACGCGGCCCGGATCGACGGCTGCGGCGCGTGGGGCATCTACCGGCGGATCATCCTGCCGCTGCTCACGCCGGCGCTGGTGACGACGGCGATCTTCTCGTTCATCTGGACCTGGAACAACTTCTTCGGCCAGCTGATCTACCTGTCGACCAGGACCAGGCTGACCGTGCCGGTGGCGTTGCGCGGTTTCCTGGACGCGACCGGCAGTTCCGAGTGGGGCGCGCTGTTCGCGATGAGCGTCGTCACGCTGGTCCCGGTGGTCGTGGTCTTCGTCATCTTCCAGCGCCGGATCCTGGCCGGAATGGCCCACTCGGGGCTCAAGTGA
- a CDS encoding sugar ABC transporter permease, which produces MIANLRRSVPAYLFLLPWFIGLVGLTIGPMLLSLYYSFTDYALLNTPEWTGLQNYTNLFQDPRYLQSLEVTFVYVAVSVPLEMAFALAVAVLLNRGLKGLAVYRALYYVPSLLGGSVAIALLWQQIFGTDGLLNDVLGIFGIEGRGWISEPGTALWTLIVLRVWQFGAPMVIFLAGLRQIPDEVLEAAEVDGAGRWQRFWRVTLPLLSPVVFFNLVLQIIGAFQAFTPAFVISGGKGGPSDSTLFYTLYLYQQAFGNFRMGYAAAMAWVLLLIIAVFTGLNFVLGRTWVFYGDEGVRR; this is translated from the coding sequence GTGATCGCGAACCTCCGCCGCAGCGTCCCGGCGTACCTGTTCCTGCTCCCGTGGTTCATCGGACTGGTCGGGCTCACGATCGGGCCGATGCTGCTGTCGCTGTACTACTCGTTCACCGACTACGCGCTGCTCAACACCCCGGAGTGGACCGGGCTGCAGAACTACACGAACCTCTTCCAGGACCCGCGGTACCTGCAGTCGCTCGAGGTCACGTTCGTCTACGTCGCGGTCTCGGTGCCGCTCGAGATGGCGTTCGCGCTCGCCGTCGCCGTACTCCTCAACCGCGGGCTCAAGGGCCTCGCCGTCTACCGGGCGCTGTACTACGTCCCGAGCCTGCTCGGCGGCAGTGTCGCGATCGCGCTGCTCTGGCAGCAGATCTTCGGCACCGACGGCCTGCTCAACGACGTCCTCGGCATCTTCGGCATCGAGGGCCGCGGCTGGATCTCCGAACCCGGCACGGCGCTGTGGACGCTGATCGTGCTGCGGGTCTGGCAGTTCGGCGCCCCGATGGTGATCTTCCTGGCCGGCCTGCGGCAGATCCCGGACGAGGTGCTGGAGGCCGCCGAGGTCGACGGTGCGGGCCGCTGGCAACGGTTCTGGCGGGTCACGCTGCCGCTGCTGTCGCCGGTGGTGTTCTTCAACCTGGTCCTGCAGATCATCGGCGCCTTCCAGGCGTTCACGCCGGCGTTCGTGATCAGCGGCGGCAAGGGTGGCCCATCGGACTCGACGCTGTTCTACACGTTGTACCTGTACCAGCAGGCGTTCGGGAACTTCCGGATGGGGTACGCCGCCGCGATGGCCTGGGTGCTGCTGCTGATCATCGCGGTCTTCACCGGACTGAACTTCGTCCTCGGCCGCACCTGGGTGTTCTACGGAGACGAAGGGGTCCGTCGATGA
- a CDS encoding extracellular solute-binding protein, producing the protein MNTFSRRTLLGLGAATAAAITLPGCSAKSGPMRVAWYGPDPVTKAINKALDAWKAGGGAEYAGESAPFDDYWDKLATQTSGNNAPDVLRMSMSYFSDYAGRNALKDLGSAGIDTSALDKDVADSGLSDGKNFGIGQSSISYAMYVDEAAVKQAGGTVPEQGWTWDKFAEFARDYAGSVQGSYGSGDQAGNLQLFEVFARQHGTELFSDDGGKLATSKETVQEWFQYWADLRTAKAAPPQNVSAETTGIEKSLIAKGKAPLQFGWVQQVTFYQPLVKNPLAVLPVPQGTAGDLKGQFVKGLDLWCVSAASKHPEDAAKLIGFLLNDEQAIKAIGILLGVPPSQKARDLVAADAGSAGARAIKYVEDIAGQVGPSPKPWPKGYGELLTGFGRIAENIGFGKTTPAAGATEFVELAGKTLGQ; encoded by the coding sequence ATGAACACCTTCAGCCGCCGGACCCTGCTGGGTCTCGGCGCCGCCACGGCCGCGGCGATCACGCTCCCCGGCTGCTCCGCGAAGTCCGGGCCGATGCGCGTCGCGTGGTACGGCCCGGACCCCGTGACCAAGGCGATCAACAAGGCCCTCGACGCCTGGAAGGCCGGCGGCGGCGCGGAGTACGCGGGCGAGAGTGCTCCGTTCGACGACTACTGGGACAAGCTGGCCACCCAGACCTCGGGCAACAACGCGCCCGACGTGCTGCGGATGTCGATGAGCTACTTCAGCGACTACGCCGGCCGGAACGCGCTCAAGGACCTCGGCTCGGCCGGGATCGACACGTCGGCGCTCGACAAGGACGTCGCCGACAGCGGCCTGTCCGACGGCAAGAACTTCGGGATCGGGCAGAGCTCGATCAGCTACGCGATGTACGTCGACGAGGCCGCCGTCAAGCAGGCCGGCGGAACGGTTCCGGAACAGGGCTGGACGTGGGACAAGTTCGCCGAGTTCGCCCGCGACTACGCCGGTTCCGTGCAGGGCTCGTACGGCTCCGGCGACCAGGCCGGAAACCTCCAGTTGTTCGAGGTGTTCGCCCGCCAGCACGGTACGGAACTGTTTTCCGACGACGGCGGAAAACTCGCCACCAGCAAGGAAACGGTCCAGGAATGGTTCCAGTACTGGGCGGACCTGCGGACCGCGAAGGCCGCACCGCCGCAGAACGTCAGCGCCGAGACGACCGGCATCGAGAAGTCGCTGATCGCCAAGGGGAAAGCGCCGCTGCAGTTCGGGTGGGTCCAGCAGGTCACGTTCTACCAGCCGCTGGTGAAGAACCCGCTGGCCGTGCTCCCGGTGCCGCAGGGCACGGCCGGTGACCTCAAGGGCCAGTTCGTCAAGGGCCTCGACCTGTGGTGCGTCTCGGCCGCGAGCAAACACCCCGAGGACGCCGCGAAACTGATCGGGTTCCTGCTCAACGACGAGCAGGCGATCAAGGCGATCGGCATCCTGCTCGGCGTCCCGCCGTCGCAGAAGGCCCGCGACCTGGTCGCCGCCGACGCCGGGTCCGCCGGCGCCCGGGCGATCAAGTACGTCGAGGACATCGCCGGCCAGGTCGGCCCGTCGCCGAAACCGTGGCCGAAGGGCTACGGCGAACTGCTCACCGGCTTCGGCCGGATCGCGGAGAACATCGGTTTCGGAAAGACCACGCCGGCCGCCGGCGCGACCGAGTTCGTCGAGCTGGCCGGGAAGACCCTCGGCCAGTGA